The Rickettsiella endosymbiont of Dermanyssus gallinae genomic interval CAGTTTCTCTGCACCGGCAAAAACATAACGAATACTATAAAAATCATAAGGGTGAGCATAACGACCATACCCGGAAAGAAAAGTATCTGTTCCAAAGGTAATGGTTGCATTACATTCATAAATAATATTTGGCACTTTACGATAGTGTAACGGCGACGGATAAATAAATGTTTTAATGCCATGGTAAATCGGCAAAATCACGCACGCTGTCAATCCAAATGCGTGGAATAAAGGCAATGCACTAAAGAAAATATCTTTCTGGTTAAAATCAATTTGTGTGGTCATTTGCGCTAGATTAGCCTGAATATTTTCATGGCTTAATACAACGCCCTTAGGCTCCCCTTCGGAACCTGATGTAAATAAAACAACAGCCGGATCACTGGTATTCGTTATTTTTTTAAGTTTTTTATAGTAATAGTAATGCGGAAAGCGGCTCAACAATGCAGCACGCAACTTATCTTTCCAAGAAATCTCTGCCTTGATATCTTCTAGATAAACAATTTGAATCGCTTTTTCACTCAAAGCACGAATGATATTAAATAAATTAGCCAATTCAATAAATTTTCTTGACGTTAATACACAACGAATCTTTGCGACACGGCATGCTGCTTCTATTTGAGCAGATCCTGCAGAATAATTGAGTAAGGCCGGCACACGCCCATACGCTTGTAAGGTAAAAAAAGTAACGACTGCACCTATCATATTCGGCAATAATAGCCCTACTGTTTCCTGATAATCGGTTAGGCGATCAATCGCTGGTCCCAAAATAAAACAACGTGTTAGCAATTGATTATAGTTAAGAGGAACCCGCGTAATATCTTCCAACACTTTAGTGGGTCCTTTGTGAATAGCCTTTGCTTCCAGAAAAGATTGAAATAATGTCTTCTTGTAGTCAGTACTACGAAATAACATTTCAACCATAATCTCGTACAGCTGTATACCGATGAGTTGCCGACGTTTTCGACTACTCATCGTCGGATCAACCACAAATCTTCGAGGAGGCAAGATTGAAATAGAAATCTTAGGAAACCAACGAATCTGAACTTTTCCCCGCAGTCGAGAAAAGTGTGTATATTGCGCGCCTTGCAAACGAATAGGTAATAGATTGGCTTTTGCATGATCCGCAATTAATCCTGGACCCTCATAAAGCTTCATCAAAGCACCCGTCGTTGTAATACGACCTTCAGGAAAAATAACACATTTCCCTGGCTTTTTTACTTCATGGATTAATGTTTTGATTGCTAAAGGATTTAATGGATCGAGTTCAAATACTTTTGCAAAATATAAAAAGGGACGAACCCACCAAATTCGAGCCGTAAATCGATTAATAGCGAATAAAAGATCATCCGGTAAAAAAGCATAGAGTAATACCACATCAAGAAAGGAAGTGTGATTCGCTACAATAACTACACTATCACCTGCTGATTTATAATGCTCAAAACCGGTTAATTTTACCTCATAAAGATGTTTAAGCACCCAGCGTAATACCGGCTTCGTAAATCCTTCAGGTATAAAAAAAATAGCAAAAATAGCTATCAATAAATTAACGATACCTAGCAATAAAAAAATCTGAATCACGCTTAAATCAATTTTAAACAAAAATAAAACCACTAAACTCCCTACCACGATAAATAGGGAATTAATAATGTTATTAGCCGCAATACTTCTTGCACGATGTTCTATCGCTGTATCGGTTTGAATAAGCGTATACAGCGGAACAATATAAACGCCTGCACTCATGGATAAACCTAACAAATCCAAACAAATCCGCCAATGACTTAGCGAATAAAAAAAGTCATGCAGACCAATCAAACTGTGCGATTCTTTCGCTAATAGGGGCAAATGACGTGAAGCAAAATACAGATCAACCATAAAAAAACTCATCAGCCAAAGACTGAGAGGAATCCACTGCATACCTATCTTCTGCTTTAATAAGCGATTACAAACCAATGATCCTAAAGCAACCCCTACTGTAAAAATGGCAAGAAAAAGTGTCACCACACTCGCATTGGCTTGTAGAAAATTTTTAGTAAAAATTGGAAATTGTGTTAAAAAAGTAGCCCCGATTAACCAAAACCACGAAATAGCTAAAATAGCCCAAAAAACCTTTTTTTCAGCTTTGACTTGCTTAATGATGTCAAAGGTAGCTTGAATAAAACGTGGATTAATTTTTAAATTAGAATTCGCTTTAGGTGTAGTAGGTACATAAAAACTTGCCAACAGGCCTATTACCGATGCAGAAAGCATGCTAATTGAAACCCATGTAATACCTGATTGAGAAACAATTAAAAATCCACCTAATAAAGTTCCTAATAAAATGGCTATAAAAGTACTTGCTTCAATTAATGCATTTCCGCCCAGTAATTCATTTTTTTGTAAAAGATCAGGCAAAATCGCATATTTAATCGGACCAAAAAAAGTAGAGTGTACACCCATCAGAAATAGCGTTAGCATTAACAAGTCTAATGCGTGCAGATAAAATCCAAGCGAAGCTAAGGCCATAAAAGCCAATTCCAAGCACTTAATAATAATAATCAAACTTCGTTTACTTAATTTATCGGCTAATTGACCTGCAAGCGCTGAGAACAAAAAGAAAGGTAAAATAAACAACCCTGCCGCTAAGGTCACAGACAATTCTTGCCACAATTTCGATTGCAAAACAAATTGATAAGTAATAAGAACAATTAATGCATTTTTAAAAACATTATCGTTAAATGCCCCAAAGAATTGTATAATAAACAAAGGCAAAAAACGTTGGCTTTTTAATAAAGAAAACTGTGGAAGTGCGGGCATGAAATCCCCTATTTATAGTCAAAACAAACGAATAATAAGACGAATGGAAAATCGTTCTGTCTTATCTAAAAATTTTTAGTATAGCATATGAGGGAATTTCACTTTTTCACTCACTTGGCAGGAGAGCTTCAAAGAGCGTTCAAAAAGGATAGTTACTACAAATTTATTACAATTCCCAAAACAGCATCTATTACAGGCTAGCTGAATGGAAAATAAACTGTTAGAATCCTCCGCTGTTTTTACGTATTATTAAAAATATCGGGGTATAGCGCAGTCTGGTAGCGCATCTGCTTTGGGAGCAGAGGGTCGGGGGTTCGAATCCCTCTGCCCCGACCAAATTTTAGGGTATCCAATTTAAAAATTGAATTTCCCAACAATAGAACGGCCTCTTTTGGCCCTCTAACGTTAATTTTAGGGTGTAATCGCCTAGCAGAAAGCGCCTGTAGCTCATCTGGATAGAGCATCGGCCTTCTAAGCCGAGGGTAGTAGGTTCGAGTCCTGCCAGGCGCACCATCAAGTAGAGGTGTTTAATGGTGGACGTAGCTCAGTTGGTAGAGCCCTGGATTGTGATTCCAGTTGTCGCGGGTTCGATCCCCGTCGTTCACCCCATTTTCACAGGGCCGTTAGCTCAGTTGGTAGAGCAGTAGACTCTTAATCTATTGGTCGATGGTTCGAACCCATCACGGCCCACCAAAAAAACCCTTAAAAATCAAATACTTATACTACGTTTAAATTTATCGTTTTCTCTTTCAAATTCCCTTGCGCGACTTTTGCGCGACTCTCATCAACTAAGCTACTTTTTCTTAAAACCATCAAGTGTCTTCCTGATTCACATACTTTATTAGCCGCACGAATAAGATTACCTAATTCAGCTGCTGAATAATGAGTAGTAACACTCCTTGTTTTGTGTCCTAGCAAGACTTGTCTATCTTCAAAACTTACTTCGGCTGAACGTAATCGATAGCCAAAAGTATGCTTTAAATCATGTACTCTCACTTGAGATAGACCTGCTCGTACACGTGCTTTCTTCCAAGCTGAATTTAACATCCGTGTTATAGGCTTACCGCGAAAAGTAAAAACATATTCAGAATGTTCACCTCTTGCTTCCTCAATAACACGTAAAGCATTTCTGTTTAAAACAACTAAGCGCTTTTCACGATTTTTAACTTCCGTTGAAGGAATGATAAAAACAGAACCTTCTGGTATTTTGATTTCCCATTTCCATTTTAAACAACAAATTTCATGGTCACGGCAACCTGTATTTACCGCAAACAAAGCCATGCGTTTCAAGTGCAAAGGTAGTTCATTTAACAATCTCGCTTGTTCAGTAATTTGAAGAGGATAAGGTTCTCTTTTATCCGTTTCACGTAGCAATTTAATCCTGGGCGCTTTGTGTACCCAACTTAAATTATACTCATCCTTCCACTCGTGTTCAGCAAGATTCAAAATATGTCTTATCACTTGTAAACCACAATTAATCGTTCGCCTTTTAACACCTTCAAGTGCTCGCTCTTTGATATAACGCTTTAAACTATCCATATGAATTGAATCGAGCGCTAAACCACCAATGTATTTATCTAGCTTTTTTAGATGAATAGCATCAACACGCAAACTTGCCTTGTCCTTTTCTGCTAAATATTTCGTAGCTGCTTCTCTAAAAATCCGTTTCGGTCTAACTCCATAAATACTGGCTTGCCGAATCTGCTCAAGACGACGAACTAAATAGCGCTCGGCTTCTTCGAGAGAACCTGATCCAGTGCTTTCTGAAATGCGACGTCCGTTGACTTTTTTGTTAATGTGCCAAATGTTCCCGCGTTTAACGAGTCCTGGCATTTTTTTTCTTCCCATAATGGTTTCCTCTTTAATGGAGGACGACCCTTACACTGCTTATAATCATCCACCCACGCATCTAAATCAAGTCGATCAAAAGCAATCCCTATTTCTCCAATAGGCACTACTGTTAAATAAGGTCTTACTTCTTCATTGAACCGATGACGATCCATCCCTAAATAAGTTGGTGCATCCCGCAAGCGAATAAGCCTTGGTTGCATATTTATTCCCCCCATTTCAATTTATCCAAATTGATTAACTGAAACTTAATTTAGATTACTAAATAAAAATGTATGCATGCGTACATTTTTTTTACATAAACTACGCCGGTAACCAAAAAAATAATAAGGAGTTTTTTTATGCACGAAACAACTCTAAGAAAAATAATTCGTTACTTTGGAAGCATTACTAAAATGGCCAATAAAATTGGGGTTAGCCGAGCAACTATTTATCGTTATCTTGATGGGAGTTCCATTCCACCGGACATTGCCTTTCGTATTGAAACTAAAAGCAAAGGAAAATTTAACTATAAGGCGTTAATTCCTTGGAAAGTTAAATACAACTTAGAGCTTGATACGTTTCCATCAACCCTCATGCACTTACCATTAAAGTACATCGTTATCCCAGAAGAAATTCCTTATTTTACTGATCAAAAAAACCTATCGCTGCATGAACACCGCGCTATCTGCGTAGATGAAAATAATCAGCTCATTTATGGCTTAGAATCCATCGAAACCAGCAAGAAACATGAAAAGAAAACGGTACTTTCTTGGCGGATTTCTTTATCCGCTCTACTAGAAAAAAAATATGAACCCAGTGTATTAGTTCAAACATTTTTAAGCAGCGAGCGAGCAGCCATAGGAATTGCGCTAAAAAGATACATTGGAGAGCGTCGCGGTAGAAATAATGTGGGCAAATTGCCCACAATTAAAGGCGTAAAGACCCGAGACATTACCGCTAAGATATTAGGTTTTTCCTGTGAAAGAACCTTCAGGCGTATCCAAAAGATATTACAGCACGGTTGTTCTGAATTGATCGAACAAATTGATCATAAAAAAATATCAATATCGAAAGCCGCACATTTATCGAAATTAACCCATCAAGAACAGAAAAATAAATTAAATATTAACTAATGGAAAAATATCATGCGTGATTATGCACAAATCTCATCCAAATTTTGGATAAGCCCAATGGGTAAAAAAATAAAAGATTGTGGGCTAGAAGCAAAAGTCCTTGCGTTGTATTTAATGACCTGTAGTCACGCTAACATGATTCATTTTTATTATTTACCCCTCTATTTTATCGCTCATGAAACAGGAATCCCCTTAGAGGGCGTTTCAAAAGGGATCAACGATCTTATAGAAATAAAATTTTGTTCCTATGACGCTGATACGGATCACGTTTGGGTACATGACATGGCGGCGGATGAATTAGGCTCACTTAAAAAAGGCGATAAGCGTGTTATACATATTCATAAAATCTATAAAAAACTCGCTAATATACCCCTTAGAAACGCCTTTTATGAAAGATAC includes:
- a CDS encoding acyl-[ACP]--phospholipid O-acyltransferase produces the protein MPALPQFSLLKSQRFLPLFIIQFFGAFNDNVFKNALIVLITYQFVLQSKLWQELSVTLAAGLFILPFFLFSALAGQLADKLSKRSLIIIIKCLELAFMALASLGFYLHALDLLMLTLFLMGVHSTFFGPIKYAILPDLLQKNELLGGNALIEASTFIAILLGTLLGGFLIVSQSGITWVSISMLSASVIGLLASFYVPTTPKANSNLKINPRFIQATFDIIKQVKAEKKVFWAILAISWFWLIGATFLTQFPIFTKNFLQANASVVTLFLAIFTVGVALGSLVCNRLLKQKIGMQWIPLSLWLMSFFMVDLYFASRHLPLLAKESHSLIGLHDFFYSLSHWRICLDLLGLSMSAGVYIVPLYTLIQTDTAIEHRARSIAANNIINSLFIVVGSLVVLFLFKIDLSVIQIFLLLGIVNLLIAIFAIFFIPEGFTKPVLRWVLKHLYEVKLTGFEHYKSAGDSVVIVANHTSFLDVVLLYAFLPDDLLFAINRFTARIWWVRPFLYFAKVFELDPLNPLAIKTLIHEVKKPGKCVIFPEGRITTTGALMKLYEGPGLIADHAKANLLPIRLQGAQYTHFSRLRGKVQIRWFPKISISILPPRRFVVDPTMSSRKRRQLIGIQLYEIMVEMLFRSTDYKKTLFQSFLEAKAIHKGPTKVLEDITRVPLNYNQLLTRCFILGPAIDRLTDYQETVGLLLPNMIGAVVTFFTLQAYGRVPALLNYSAGSAQIEAACRVAKIRCVLTSRKFIELANLFNIIRALSEKAIQIVYLEDIKAEISWKDKLRAALLSRFPHYYYYKKLKKITNTSDPAVVLFTSGSEGEPKGVVLSHENIQANLAQMTTQIDFNQKDIFFSALPLFHAFGLTACVILPIYHGIKTFIYPSPLHYRKVPNIIYECNATITFGTDTFLSGYGRYAHPYDFYSIRYVFAGAEKLKEKTRKLWMEKFGIRIFEGYGVTEASPVISVNTPMQNKPGTVGNFLPGIRYEIEPVAHIKGGGRLLVSGPNIMLGYLSAEQPGEIIPPSHGWYDTGDIVEVDGDGYLSIKDRAKRFAKISGEMVSLTAVENAIYDLWPDKHHAVLTVADARKGEQLVLVTEYKLATKNDLLKFYQEKGLSELNLPRRLYFIDVMPLLGSGKVNYMEVKKWLEAQH
- a CDS encoding tyrosine-type recombinase/integrase, with amino-acid sequence MGRKKMPGLVKRGNIWHINKKVNGRRISESTGSGSLEEAERYLVRRLEQIRQASIYGVRPKRIFREAATKYLAEKDKASLRVDAIHLKKLDKYIGGLALDSIHMDSLKRYIKERALEGVKRRTINCGLQVIRHILNLAEHEWKDEYNLSWVHKAPRIKLLRETDKREPYPLQITEQARLLNELPLHLKRMALFAVNTGCRDHEICCLKWKWEIKIPEGSVFIIPSTEVKNREKRLVVLNRNALRVIEEARGEHSEYVFTFRGKPITRMLNSAWKKARVRAGLSQVRVHDLKHTFGYRLRSAEVSFEDRQVLLGHKTRSVTTHYSAAELGNLIRAANKVCESGRHLMVLRKSSLVDESRAKVAQGNLKEKTINLNVV
- a CDS encoding Cro/CI family transcriptional regulator codes for the protein MHETTLRKIIRYFGSITKMANKIGVSRATIYRYLDGSSIPPDIAFRIETKSKGKFNYKALIPWKVKYNLELDTFPSTLMHLPLKYIVIPEEIPYFTDQKNLSLHEHRAICVDENNQLIYGLESIETSKKHEKKTVLSWRISLSALLEKKYEPSVLVQTFLSSERAAIGIALKRYIGERRGRNNVGKLPTIKGVKTRDITAKILGFSCERTFRRIQKILQHGCSELIEQIDHKKISISKAAHLSKLTHQEQKNKLNIN